The stretch of DNA GTCCTCGTTCAGTGATGGTGGGGTACCAGTTGGTAATGAGCCCCACAGGAAGGGCAGCGCTGAGCATCTCCCTCATGAAGCCAAAACCAGATAACTGCAGTATTGTCTTCCTCACCTGCAAAACAATATTCAACATGAATAAACGCACAGAACATACTGCTACTTCTGAGGTACCAAGGCCCCTTCCTGGGCAAACGGTCTTGTTACTCAGTGAGTTTGCGTAAGTAGCAAGACTGGCTTCAGTTACTGAAAAATCCAGGCATAAATGGCCTAGAATTGTACGCATGGACAGTTATCATACTTACAAACGCAGCCTACAAGCCTCTTGTTGGTGACAGATGGTACGATGTGAGGATCGTCCTTGGTCCCAGCATATTCCTTGGGCTTCAACATATTGAAGGGATCCTGAAGGAAACAACATAAGTTGAAGGAGCCCTGCTCACTGCCTGCATTGCACATCTCTGTTGTACGATCATCTGATAATAGGGATGGCCTGGCCTTGGGAAGCAAAGGCTGCAATTGGTGCACAGTGAGGACCAAGAGGTTAGAGTAGGGACTCCACAGCTTAATTAAtctacatgtgtgtgtgtctctcacttCTGCAACTTAGCGATTGATGACAGAATTTCAAGGCTCACGCCACCATCACCTCAATTCAAGCAGGCTAATATACAGACCAATGGTCCCAAGCCATCCTCACTTCCCCCAAACAATGACCTTCTCATTTAGGATTTTCAAAGAGGTGTGACATACCTTTCCAGTTTTCATAGCCTGCATGATCATCTTTTCTATACCAGTCGCTTGCTCTTCATCTGTCGGAATCCCTGTTGTTCAAAAGTGAAAATACGCTGATCAGAAACTTATGACACAAACAGATGGGTTTTCTGTTTGGCTCACTTAGATTTGAACGTCCTGTACTTAATTTCTGTTTATCCAAAACTGAATCTTGATCTTATTCCCCAGCATTGTACCTTGAATAACCTACCTGTTTAGAACGAAGAACGACAGGTGCCACCTGGGCACCAAGTAATCTTCACTGTCATGAGGTGTTGTGTGGGAAAGGAATCATGCTTCAGTTTGGGCTTGACTACACTGATTGTAAGTTAACTATCTAATTCCATATTCCAGCATTAGGTCTGTTGCCTTGTGTGCTACAGTGTTTTAAGTGCTCAACTAAAGACTACTACAACATCTTGACGATAAGTTCTATACTACCCACTTGGGAGGGGGTGTTGtttctcaaatcccctttaaaccttTTGCTCCTTAGCTTAAAACTGCAGCCCCTGGTTGTCAAGTCTCCTCATCCTCATCGACATCCctcaattttgtacacctcattcAGGTTCCTCCTCAGCCTccctgcttcaaggaaaacaaccccaaccgaTTTAGTTTCTGCATTGCTGCCTaggcaacatgctggtgaatctcctctgcaccatctcacgTAATCATATCCTGTCTCTAGTGCACTCCAACTAGATTCCAACTTCAGTAATATACAGCTCCAGCATAACCACCTTCCGCTTGTATTAAATGCTAGGATTAATAAATACATATCCTATGTGTCTCCTTAACTACTGGTCCTACCGTCTTCAACAACAGTCACCTCAGTTGGAAACgttacttttctctctctctctccccccgatACCCCACCCATATCTCCCACTCTTtttccccccccctcaccccaccacTGTACCGCCCCACTCTccccctctatctctctcccccCACTCTCTCCNNNNNNNNNNNNNNNNNNNNNNNNNNNNNNNNNNNNNNNNNNNNNNNNNNNNNNNNNNNNNNNNNNNNNNNNNNNNNNNNNNNNNNNNNNNNNNNNNNNNNNNNNNNNNNNNNNNNNNNNNNNNNNNNNNNNNNNNNNNNNNNNNNNNNNNNNNNNNNNNNNNNNNNNNNNNNNNNNNNNNNNNNNNNNNNNNNNNNNNNNNNNNNNNNNNNNNNNNNNNNNNNNNNNNNNNNNNNNNNNNNNNNNNNNNNNNNNNNNNNNNNNNNNNNNNNNNNNNNNNNNNNNNNNNNNNNNNNNNNNNNNNNNNNNNNNNNNNNNNNNNNNNNNNNNNNNNNNNNNNNNNNNNNNNNNNNNNNNNNNNNNNNNNNNNNNNNNNNNNNNNNNNNNNNNNNNNNNNNNNNNNNNNNNNNNNNNNNNNNNNNNNNNNNNNNNNNNNNNNNNNNNNNNNNNNNNNNNNNNNNNNNNNNNNNNNNNNNNNNNNNNNNNNNNNNNNNNNNNNNNNNNNNNNNNNNNNNNNNNNNNNNNNNNNNNNNNNNNNNNNNNNNNNNNNNNNNNNNNNNNNNNNNNNNNNNNNNNNNNNNNNNNNNNNNNNNNNNNNNNNNNNNNNNNNNNNNNNNNNNNNNNNNNNNNNNNNNNNNNNNNNNNNNNNNNNNNNNNNNNNNNNNNNNNNNNNNNNNNNNNNNNNNNNNNNNNNNNNNNNNNNNNNNNNNNNNNNNNNNNNNNNNNNNNNNNNNNNNNNNNNNNNNNNNNNNNNNNNNNNNNNNNNNNNNNNNNNNNNNNNNNNNNNNNNNNNNNNNNNNNNNNNNNNNNNNNNNNNNNNNNNNNNNNNNNNNNNNNNNNNNNNNNNNNNNNNNNNNNNNNNNNNNNNNNNNNNNNNNNNNNNNNNNNNNNNNNNNNNNNNNNNNNNNNNNNNNNNNNNNNNNNNNNNNNNNNNNNNNNNNNNNNNNNNNNNNNNNNNNNNNNNNNNNNNNNNNNNNNNNNNNNNNNNNNNNNNNNNNNNNNNNNNNNNNNNNNNNNNNNNNNNNNNNNNNNNNNNNNNNNNNNNNNNNNNNNNNNNNNNNNNNNNNNNNNNNNNNNNNNNNNNNNNNNNNNNNNNNNNNNNNNNNNNNNNNNNNNNNNNNNNNNNNNNNNNNNNNNNNNNNNNNNNNNNNNNNNNNNNNNNNNNNNNNNNNNNNNNNNNNNNNNNNNNNNNNNNNNNNNNNNNNNNNNNNNNNNNNNNNNNNNNNNNNNNNNNNNNNNNNNNNNNNNNNNNNNNNNNNNNNNNNNNNNNNNNNNNNNNNNNNNNNNNNNNNNNNNNNNNNNNNNNNNNNNNNNNNNNNNNNNNNNNNNNNNNNNNNNNNNNNNNNNNNNNNNNNNNNNNNNNNNNNNNNNNNNNNNNNNNNNNNNNNNNNNNNNNNNNNNNNNNNNNNNNNNNNNNNNNNNNNNNNNNNNNNNNNNNNNNNNNNNNNNNNNNNNNNNNNNNNNNNNNNNNNNNNNNNNNNNNNNNNNNNNNNNNNNNNNNNNNNNNNNNNNNNNNNNNNNNNNNNNNNNNNNNNNNNNNNNNNNNNNNNNNNNNNNNNNNNNNNNNNNNNNNNNNNNNNNNNNNNNNNNNNNNNNNNNNNNNNNNNNNNNNNNNNNNNNNNNNNNNNNNNNNNNNNNNNNNNNNNNNNNNNNNNNNNNNNNNNNNNNNNNNNNNNNNNNNNNNNNNNNNNNNNNNNNNNNNNNNNNNNNNNNNNNNNNNNNNNNNNNNNNNNNNNNNNNNNNNNNNNNNNNNNNNNNNNNNNNNNNNNNNNNNNNNNNNNNNNNNNNNNNNNNNNNNNNNNNNNNNNNNNNNNNNNNNNNNNNNNNNNNNNNNNNNNNNNNNNNNNNNNNNNNNNNNNNNNNNNNNNNNNNNNNNNNNNNNNNNNNNNNNNNNNNNNNNNNNNNNNNNNNNNNNNNNNNNNNNNNNNNNNNNNNNNNNNNNNNNNNNNNNNNNNNNNNNNNNNNNNNNNNNNNNNNNNNNNNNNNNNNNNNNNNNNNNNNNNNNNNNNNNNNNNNNNNNNNNNNNNNNNNNNNNNNNNNNNNNNNNNNNNNNNNNNNNNNNNNNNNNNNNNNNNNNNNNNNNNNNNNNNNNNNNNNNNNNNNNNNNNNNNNNNNNNNNNNNNNNNNNNNNNNNNNNNNNNNNNNNNNNNNNNNNNNNNNNNNNNNNNNNNNNNNNNNNNNNNNNNNNNNNNNNNNNNNNNNNNNNNNNNNNNNNNNNNNNNNNNNNNNNNNNNNNNNNNNNNNNNNNNNNNNNNNNNNNNNNNNNNNNNNNNNNNNNNNNNNNNNNNNNNNNNNNNNNNNNNNNNNNNNNNNNNNNNNNNNNNNNNNNNNNNNNNNNNNNNNNNNNNNNNNNNNNNNNNNNNNNNNNNNNNNNNNNNNNNNNNNNNNNNNNNNNNNNNNNNNNNNNNNNNNNNNNNNNNNNNNNNNNNNNNNNNNNNNNNNNNNNNNNNNNNNNNNNNNNNNNNNNNNNNNNNNNNNNNNNNNNNNNNNNNNNNNNNNNNNNNNNNNNNNNNNNNNNNNNNNNNNNNNNNNNNNNNNNNNNNNNNNNNNNNNNNNNNNNNNNNNNNNNNNNNNNNNNNNNNNNNNNNNNNNNNNNNNNNNNNNNNNNNNNNNNNNNNNNNNNNNNNNNNNNNNNNNNNNNNNNNNNNNNNNNNNNNNNNNNNNNNNNNNNNNNNNNNNNNNNNNNNNNNNNNNNNNNNNNNNNNNNNNNNNNNNNNNNNNNNNNNNNNNNNNNNNNNNNNNNNNNNNNNNNNNNNNNNNNNNNNNNNNNNNNNNNNNNNNNNNNNNNNNNNNNNNNNNNNNNNNNNNNNNNNNNNNNNNNNNNNNNNNNNNNNNNNNNNNNNNNNNNNNNNNNNNNNNNNNNNNNNNNNNNNNNNNNNNNNNNNNNNNNNNNNNNNNNNNNNNNNNNNNNNNNNNNNNNNNNNNNNNNNNNNNNNNNNNNNNNNNNNNNNNNNNNNNNNNNNNNNNNNNNNNNNNNNNNNNNNNNNNNNNNNNNNNNNNNNNNNNNNNNNNNNNNNNNNNNNNNNNNNNNNNNNNNNNNNNNNNNNNNNNNNNNNNNNNNNNNNNNNNNNNNNNNNNNNNNNNNNNNNNNNNNNNNNNNNNNNNNNNNNNNNNNNNNNNNNNNNNNNNNNNNNNNNNNNNNNNNNNNNNNNNNNNNNNNNNNNNNNNNNNNNNNNNNNNNNNNNNNNNNNNNNNNNNNNNNNNNNNNNNNNNNNNNNNNNNNNNNNNNNNNNNNNNNNNNNNNNNNNNNNNNNNNNNNNNNNNNNNNNNNNNNNNNNNNNNNNNNNNNNNNNNNNNNNNNNNNNNNNNNNNNNNNNNNNNNNNNNNNNNNNNNNNNNNNNNNNNNNNNNNNNNNNNNNNNNNNNNNNNNNNNNNNNNNNNNNNNNNNNNNNNNNNNNNNNNNNNNNNNNNNNNNNNNNNNNNNNNNNNNNNNNNNNNNNNNNNNNNNNNNNNNNNNNNNNNNNNNNNNNNNNNNNNNNNNNNNNNNNNNNNNNNNNNNNNNNNNNNNNNNNNNNNNNNNNNNNNNNNNNNNNNNNNNNNNNNNNNNNNNNNNNNNNNNNNNNNNNNNNNNNNNNNNNNNNNNNNNNNNNNNNNNNNNNNNNNNNNNNNNNNNNNNNNNNNNNNNNNNNNNNNNNNNNNNNNNNNNNNNNNNNNNNNNNNNNNNNNNNNNNNNNNNNNNNNNNNNNNNNNNNNNNNNNNNNNNNNNNNNNNNNNNNNNNNNNNNNNNNNNNNNNNNNNNNNNNNNNNNNNNNNNNNNNNNNNNNNNNNNNNNNNNNNNNNNNNNNNNNNNNNNNNNNNNNNNNNNNNNNNNNNNNNNNNNNNNNNNNNNNNNNNNNNNNNNNNNNNNNNNNNNNNNNNNNNNNNNNNNNNNNNNNNNNNNNNNNNNNNNNNNNNNNNNNNNNNNNNNNNNNNNNNNNNNNNNNNNNNNNNNNNNNNNNNNNNNNNNNNNNNNNNNNNNNNNNNNNNNNNNNNNNNNNNNNNNNNNNNNNNNNNNNNNNNNNNNNNNNNNNNNNNNNNNNNNNNNNNNNNNNNNNNNNNNNNNNNNNNNNNNNNNNNNNNNNNNNNNNNNNNNNNNNNNNNNNNNNNNNNNNNNNNNNNNNNNNNNNNNNNNNNNNNNNNNNNNNNNNNNNNNNNNNNNNNNNNNNNNNNNNNNNNNNNNNNNNNNNNNNNNNNNNNNNNNNNNNNNNNNNNNNNNNNNNNNNNNNNNNNNNNNNNNNNNNNNNNNNNNNNNNNNNNNNNNNNNNNNNNNNNNNNNNNNNNNNNNNNNNNNNNNNNNNNNNNNNNNNNNNNNNNNNNNNNNNNNNNNNNNNNNNNNNNNNNNNNNNNNNNNNNNNNNNNNNNNNNNNNNNNNNNNNNNNNNNNNNNNNNNNNNNNNNNNNNNNNNNNNNNNNNNNNNNNNNNNNNNNNNNNNNNNNNNNNNNNNNNN from Chiloscyllium plagiosum isolate BGI_BamShark_2017 unplaced genomic scaffold, ASM401019v2 scaf_13957, whole genome shotgun sequence encodes:
- the LOC122547606 gene encoding cytochrome c oxidase subunit 5B, mitochondrial-like yields the protein MIMQAMKTGKDPFNMLKPKEYAGTKDDPHIVPSVTNKRLVGCVCEEDNTAVIWFWLHEGDAQRCPSCGAHYQLVPHHH